In one Zobellia galactanivorans genomic region, the following are encoded:
- a CDS encoding 4Fe-4S binding protein: MKAIKNLGLVIFLIGLAIFTAVPVLGTFRLDQSTFDEIIKEKNIKSDVFIQSINENVVGKDFKGMLSLSPVVSSAIDAANSQHRKNKEYNKVIYTSGHDMAALVGKKSGTGFIAQNKGLMWFFTFGLGIIGALMFILPNVVLLGKKGIKNNGVYHESATNRGWIAWMVFIFLVSFYLVLYFRPEFAVNWTFLVDPISESLSGNPAGHWFVYGFMYCVVMTVMAVRMYIKYRHNMYQVVRTTSVLFFQIVFAFLIPEIMVRLQMPYYDFKNAFPLDYDFFFQWNLKELLNSGGIGLFILVWGIVLTLVIVPVMVYFFGKRWYCSWVCGCGGLAETLGDPYRQHSSKSLFSWKVERWLIHGVLLFAIVMTGMTLYSFFTESSTIFGIKTQSVQNTYSLMIGAIFAGVIGTGFYPIFGNRVWCRFGCPLAAYLGFVQRFKSRFRITTNGGQCISCGNCSTYCEQGIDVRAYAQKGENIVRSSCVGCGICSAVCPRGVLKLENGPEEGRINPTEVLLGNDVDLMELVNKK; this comes from the coding sequence ATGAAAGCAATAAAAAACTTAGGCCTAGTTATCTTCTTAATAGGACTTGCCATTTTTACTGCCGTTCCTGTATTAGGCACGTTCAGATTAGACCAAAGCACCTTTGACGAAATCATAAAGGAAAAGAACATTAAAAGTGATGTTTTTATTCAATCTATAAACGAAAATGTAGTCGGCAAAGATTTCAAGGGCATGCTAAGCCTATCGCCAGTAGTCAGTTCCGCCATAGATGCAGCCAATAGCCAGCACAGAAAAAACAAAGAATACAACAAGGTAATCTATACCTCCGGTCATGATATGGCCGCCTTGGTCGGCAAGAAATCCGGAACCGGGTTTATTGCCCAAAACAAAGGCCTCATGTGGTTCTTTACCTTTGGCCTGGGCATTATCGGTGCACTAATGTTCATTCTGCCCAATGTTGTTTTATTGGGCAAAAAGGGAATCAAGAACAACGGCGTCTACCATGAGAGCGCCACGAACCGAGGTTGGATCGCGTGGATGGTCTTTATATTTCTGGTCTCGTTTTACCTCGTTCTATATTTCAGGCCCGAATTTGCCGTAAACTGGACCTTTCTCGTAGACCCCATAAGTGAAAGCCTAAGTGGAAACCCTGCGGGACATTGGTTTGTATATGGCTTTATGTACTGTGTAGTCATGACGGTAATGGCCGTTCGTATGTACATCAAATACCGACATAATATGTACCAAGTGGTTCGGACCACATCGGTACTCTTCTTTCAAATTGTCTTTGCCTTCTTGATTCCTGAAATAATGGTGCGTTTACAAATGCCCTATTACGATTTCAAGAATGCCTTTCCCCTAGATTATGATTTCTTTTTTCAGTGGAATTTAAAAGAACTCCTCAATAGCGGAGGCATTGGTTTGTTCATTCTAGTTTGGGGCATTGTCCTCACCTTGGTTATCGTGCCCGTAATGGTTTATTTCTTTGGAAAAAGATGGTACTGTTCTTGGGTCTGTGGCTGTGGAGGACTGGCCGAAACCTTAGGCGACCCTTACCGTCAGCATTCGAGTAAATCATTGTTTTCTTGGAAGGTAGAGCGTTGGCTGATACACGGTGTTTTGCTTTTTGCCATAGTGATGACCGGTATGACGCTATATAGTTTCTTTACGGAGTCTAGCACCATATTCGGCATAAAGACCCAAAGTGTTCAAAACACCTATAGCCTTATGATCGGAGCTATTTTCGCGGGGGTTATCGGCACTGGGTTCTACCCTATTTTCGGTAACCGCGTATGGTGTAGGTTCGGATGCCCCTTAGCCGCATACCTTGGCTTCGTACAACGTTTTAAATCACGTTTTAGAATTACGACCAATGGCGGACAATGTATCTCTTGCGGAAATTGTTCCACCTATTGCGAACAAGGTATTGACGTACGTGCCTATGCCCAAAAAGGCGAGAATATCGTACGCTCTAGCTGTGTAGGCTGTGGTATATGTTCCGCCGTATGCCCGAGAGGCGTACTAAAATTGGAGAATGGCCCGGAAGAAGGACGTATCAATCCAACCGAAGTACTATTGGGCAATGATGTTGATTTAATGGAACTGGTCAACAAAAAATAA
- a CDS encoding toxin-antitoxin system YwqK family antitoxin — protein MALLVLSGLTPDKDGTYHKAYFQNGTLKAEGWLQNGKKVDYWKFYHNNGRIAEQGHYQNDQRTGYWHFFDRNGKSVQEGHFKNGKKWDWWLFYDAQGKVNHKCQLSNGLKNGYCLKYINEKLTSAEKYRNGKKINEWFSFSSFRRENKLSDLK, from the coding sequence ATGGCTCTTCTAGTGCTGTCGGGGCTTACACCCGATAAGGACGGCACATACCATAAAGCGTATTTTCAGAACGGAACCTTAAAGGCCGAAGGTTGGCTACAAAACGGAAAAAAAGTCGATTATTGGAAGTTTTACCACAACAATGGACGGATTGCCGAACAGGGGCACTATCAAAACGACCAACGTACCGGCTACTGGCACTTTTTTGACCGTAACGGAAAATCGGTTCAAGAAGGACATTTTAAAAATGGCAAGAAATGGGACTGGTGGTTGTTCTACGATGCCCAAGGCAAAGTCAACCATAAATGTCAGCTGAGCAACGGCCTGAAAAACGGATATTGCCTTAAGTATATCAACGAAAAACTAACTTCCGCAGAAAAATACAGAAATGGCAAAAAAATCAACGAGTGGTTTAGTTTTAGTAGCTTTAGACGCGAAAACAAGCTCTCCGACCTAAAATGA
- a CDS encoding alpha-L-rhamnosidase-related protein, with translation MNLFLSIFLFCSPLFLLGQSELNYPELLYPPQAIKANWVSHPDIQGGEDRIVLFRNEWMVDDPSEAFIINISADNHYFLYVNGNLVTHGPQLSDIRHWKYETIDLKTYLKTGKNLIAIKVVNYGKRRFYGMQSIFTSLMVNGATENAKVLNTSGTDDGWKCSIDDSYRALEVNWRGGGPKSIVGGFYANNPTDFVDKNHYPTDWEQPDFDDSDWVDTQFFEGASSMGGSMAYLLEPRNLPLLTWEKEGIGHTVRTSDIDVSEFPVSGKTVVPEHKKIRFLIDQKYVTNGFPELIFSKGKNAHIKIKYAENLFGPKNTKGDRNIIKGKELLGYYDHVVSNGKERQKFTPNWMRTFRFVEFEIETKGQELVLDSFSNYRSRTHIPSIARFSSNNETYNAIFDICKRTVDICTQDYFLSDAYYETMQYVGDTKIHALLWQAMSGNLAHTKNAIEQFHRSRDADGNILGAYPLRSTFIYPTYSLVWVDMVYDYYQLTNDTDFINTYKDGIIHTLAGFEKNMNELNLVNETQYRYFVDWYTGPNNGGGTATKNNGKNSAVVSLHYVHALQNAARLFKAIGDKHTADTYLDRATAIKSSVYKLCFDPNKNIFAERPDKTVYDQHTNIMAVLTDAIAESEQKALLSNILNDPKLLQATYYYRYYLFEAIKKVGAPELFDLAQRPWQAMIDNHMTTTLERFESDKKPTRSEVHPWSASPAYFYFNYLAGIKSVKNDFQEIEIAPVFGILEDMEGLLPTSKGNILFHLKKIRSKLSAEIIVPKEMSGELVWNEKHIPLKHGQHTYILK, from the coding sequence ATGAACCTATTCCTTTCCATCTTTCTTTTTTGCTCGCCTCTATTCCTCTTAGGACAAAGCGAACTTAACTATCCGGAGCTGCTATATCCACCTCAGGCCATCAAGGCCAATTGGGTGAGCCATCCCGATATTCAGGGTGGGGAAGACCGTATTGTATTGTTCCGAAACGAATGGATGGTAGACGACCCTTCGGAAGCATTCATTATAAATATTTCAGCGGACAACCATTACTTCTTGTACGTAAACGGCAATTTGGTGACGCATGGGCCCCAATTGAGCGATATACGCCATTGGAAATACGAAACCATAGACCTCAAGACCTATCTCAAGACCGGCAAAAACCTGATCGCCATAAAGGTGGTCAATTATGGTAAACGCAGATTTTACGGTATGCAATCGATTTTTACCTCACTTATGGTAAACGGGGCGACCGAAAATGCAAAAGTACTCAACACCTCGGGCACAGACGATGGATGGAAATGCTCCATAGACGATTCGTACCGAGCCTTGGAAGTAAATTGGAGAGGTGGCGGCCCTAAATCTATCGTAGGTGGTTTTTACGCAAACAACCCCACTGATTTTGTAGACAAAAACCACTATCCTACCGACTGGGAACAACCCGATTTTGATGATTCCGACTGGGTTGACACCCAATTTTTTGAAGGGGCGAGCAGTATGGGCGGATCCATGGCCTATTTGCTTGAACCGAGAAACCTACCCTTGCTCACTTGGGAAAAAGAAGGCATAGGACATACCGTAAGAACCTCCGACATTGACGTTTCCGAATTTCCGGTTTCAGGCAAAACCGTGGTTCCCGAGCATAAAAAAATACGCTTTCTCATCGACCAGAAGTATGTCACCAATGGTTTTCCCGAGCTTATTTTCAGTAAAGGAAAAAACGCCCATATCAAAATCAAATACGCCGAAAACCTATTTGGACCCAAGAACACCAAGGGAGACCGAAATATTATAAAAGGAAAGGAGCTGCTAGGGTATTACGACCATGTCGTCTCCAACGGAAAAGAACGACAGAAATTCACCCCCAATTGGATGCGTACCTTCCGCTTTGTGGAATTTGAGATAGAAACCAAGGGGCAAGAATTGGTACTCGACAGTTTTAGCAACTACCGGTCACGGACCCACATCCCCTCCATAGCCCGGTTTTCATCGAACAACGAAACGTACAATGCCATCTTCGACATCTGTAAAAGAACGGTAGACATCTGTACCCAAGATTATTTCTTGAGCGATGCCTATTACGAGACCATGCAATATGTAGGCGACACCAAGATCCACGCGCTTCTTTGGCAGGCTATGAGCGGCAACCTCGCACATACCAAGAACGCCATTGAACAGTTCCATCGGTCACGAGATGCCGACGGCAATATCTTGGGTGCCTATCCCCTGCGATCAACCTTTATTTACCCCACCTATTCCTTGGTTTGGGTAGATATGGTCTATGACTATTACCAACTTACGAACGACACCGATTTTATCAACACCTATAAAGACGGTATAATACACACCTTGGCCGGTTTTGAAAAGAACATGAACGAGCTGAATTTGGTGAACGAAACCCAGTACCGCTATTTTGTAGATTGGTATACCGGCCCCAACAACGGAGGCGGCACGGCCACCAAGAACAATGGCAAGAATTCCGCCGTGGTAAGCCTTCATTATGTACATGCACTTCAAAATGCCGCGCGCCTATTCAAGGCCATAGGGGACAAACACACCGCCGACACTTACCTCGACCGCGCGACAGCCATTAAAAGCTCGGTCTATAAACTCTGTTTTGACCCGAACAAAAATATTTTTGCGGAACGGCCCGACAAGACCGTTTACGACCAGCACACCAATATCATGGCCGTACTCACCGATGCCATTGCCGAAAGCGAACAAAAGGCACTGTTGTCAAACATATTGAACGACCCCAAATTGTTGCAGGCCACTTATTATTACCGCTACTATTTATTCGAAGCCATAAAAAAAGTTGGGGCACCCGAGCTCTTCGACCTTGCCCAACGCCCCTGGCAAGCCATGATCGACAACCATATGACCACTACCCTTGAACGTTTTGAAAGCGATAAAAAGCCCACACGCTCTGAAGTACACCCATGGAGTGCTTCCCCTGCCTATTTTTATTTTAATTATTTAGCGGGAATAAAATCGGTAAAGAACGATTTTCAGGAAATTGAAATAGCTCCCGTTTTCGGCATTCTCGAAGATATGGAAGGATTGCTTCCTACCTCAAAAGGAAACATCCTTTTCCATCTAAAAAAAATAAGATCAAAGCTTTCAGCAGAAATTATAGTTCCTAAGGAAATGTCCGGCGAACTGGTTTGGAACGAAAAACACATCCCTTTAAAACACGGCCAACATACCTACATTCTAAAATAA
- a CDS encoding glycosyltransferase family 2 protein — MPTTDIKVIIPAFNEADSIASVIAEIPKSVSEIIVVNNNSTDNTAKNAADAGATVLTESKMGYGYACLKGMDYIAKQSKAPDIIVFVDGDYSDYPEELDKLVAPIRNKEFDFVIGARVKRLREEGSMTPQQIFGNWLATFLMKLFFGATFTDLGPFRAIAYDKLLKLNMEDKTYGWTVEMQLKALKKKLTYTEVPVRYKKRIGVSKVSGTVKGSIFAGIKILGWIFKYSIK, encoded by the coding sequence ATGCCAACAACAGACATTAAAGTCATAATTCCCGCCTTTAACGAGGCCGATTCCATAGCTTCGGTAATTGCCGAAATTCCGAAATCGGTCTCTGAAATCATCGTTGTTAATAACAATTCTACCGATAATACGGCTAAAAATGCCGCTGATGCCGGAGCTACCGTATTGACTGAGAGCAAGATGGGGTATGGATATGCCTGTTTAAAAGGAATGGACTATATCGCTAAACAATCCAAAGCACCCGATATTATCGTATTTGTTGACGGAGACTATTCCGATTATCCTGAAGAACTTGATAAACTTGTAGCTCCGATACGCAATAAAGAATTTGATTTTGTAATTGGCGCCCGCGTAAAGCGACTTAGAGAAGAGGGAAGCATGACGCCACAGCAGATTTTTGGCAATTGGTTGGCTACTTTTTTAATGAAATTGTTTTTTGGGGCAACATTTACCGACCTTGGTCCGTTTAGAGCAATAGCCTATGATAAGTTATTAAAACTCAACATGGAGGATAAAACTTACGGATGGACGGTAGAGATGCAATTGAAGGCTTTAAAGAAAAAATTGACATACACCGAAGTACCAGTACGTTACAAAAAAAGAATTGGTGTGTCAAAAGTATCGGGAACCGTAAAAGGTAGTATATTTGCGGGCATAAAAATATTAGGTTGGATTTTTAAATATAGCATAAAATAA
- a CDS encoding cellulose synthase family protein has product MGLLIAYIIIAIYSIALLLIFFYSLAQLNLLVNYLGYKRRNQIAPKFNLLDPKEIPYVTIQLPVYNEEYVMERLLENIAKIEYPKSKLEIQVLDDSTDDSVIDTAARVKALQETGLDIQHIRRENRQGFKAGALKEGLEIAKGEFIAIFDADFMPSADWLKKTVIYFKDPEIGVVQTRWGHINREYSTLTRIQAFALDAHFTLEQVGRNAKGHFINFNGTAGIWRKQCILDAGNWEGDTLTEDLDLSYRAQLKNWKFKYLEDVETPAELPVVISAARSQQFRWNKGGAENFRKTVWSVITAKNISFKTKFHGVMHLLNSSMFLCVFLVSLLSIPAMYIKAIFPQLDIVFTMLSFFVLSTIILFVCYWFTYKSIQGSSFDNFVDYIKLFFTFFSVALGFSLHNSIAVLEGHMGKRSEFVRTPKFNLNSLTDSWKGNKYLTKKLSPNMILEAVLMVYFLFGMYSAIPLNDFGLFPFHFMLFVGFGFVFTKSLTARA; this is encoded by the coding sequence ATGGGTTTATTGATCGCTTACATTATTATCGCAATCTACAGTATCGCGCTATTGTTGATATTTTTTTACAGTTTAGCACAACTCAACCTCTTGGTGAACTACTTGGGCTACAAAAGACGCAACCAAATAGCACCAAAGTTCAATCTTCTAGATCCGAAAGAAATTCCTTACGTAACCATTCAGCTGCCTGTCTATAACGAAGAATACGTTATGGAGCGCTTATTGGAAAACATTGCAAAAATAGAATACCCCAAAAGTAAGCTTGAGATCCAAGTGCTTGACGACTCTACCGACGACTCGGTAATCGATACGGCGGCACGGGTAAAAGCCCTACAGGAAACCGGTCTCGATATTCAGCACATACGGCGTGAAAACCGCCAAGGCTTTAAGGCCGGTGCCTTAAAAGAGGGCTTGGAAATAGCCAAAGGTGAGTTCATTGCCATTTTCGATGCCGATTTTATGCCTTCCGCCGACTGGCTGAAAAAAACCGTTATTTACTTTAAAGATCCCGAAATAGGGGTCGTACAGACCCGTTGGGGACATATCAACCGCGAATATTCAACATTGACCCGTATCCAAGCCTTTGCCTTGGATGCCCATTTTACCCTTGAGCAAGTCGGAAGAAACGCAAAAGGTCACTTTATCAATTTTAACGGTACTGCCGGTATATGGCGAAAGCAATGTATTCTCGATGCCGGAAACTGGGAAGGCGATACCTTGACCGAAGACCTTGACCTCAGTTACCGCGCCCAGCTGAAGAACTGGAAATTCAAATACCTTGAAGACGTTGAGACCCCTGCAGAACTGCCTGTGGTTATAAGTGCCGCCCGTTCACAACAATTCCGCTGGAACAAGGGAGGGGCCGAAAACTTCAGAAAAACGGTATGGAGCGTTATTACCGCCAAGAACATTTCGTTCAAGACGAAATTTCACGGGGTTATGCATTTGCTGAACAGCTCTATGTTCCTTTGTGTATTCTTGGTCTCGCTATTGAGCATTCCCGCCATGTACATCAAGGCCATTTTCCCACAACTGGATATCGTCTTTACCATGTTGAGCTTCTTTGTTCTGAGTACGATTATACTCTTTGTCTGTTATTGGTTCACCTATAAGAGCATACAGGGTAGCAGCTTTGACAATTTTGTAGATTATATAAAATTGTTCTTTACCTTCTTTTCGGTGGCCTTAGGCTTTTCCTTACACAACTCAATTGCCGTTCTTGAAGGGCATATGGGCAAGCGTAGTGAATTTGTACGTACACCGAAATTCAACTTGAACAGTCTTACCGACTCTTGGAAAGGGAACAAGTACCTGACCAAAAAATTGTCGCCGAACATGATTCTTGAAGCCGTTCTTATGGTCTACTTCCTATTCGGAATGTATAGCGCCATTCCTTTGAACGATTTCGGACTGTTTCCGTTTCACTTTATGCTTTTTGTGGGCTTTGGATTTGTTTTTACCAAATCTTTAACAGCTCGGGCCTAA
- a CDS encoding GNAT family N-acetyltransferase, with protein MKLIIANKSHVKYAQIISDTITESAKVRGTGIAKRTPEYIQKRLENGNAVIALDGDKFAGFCYIEVWGHEKFVANSGLIVHPDYRNQGLAKKIKKRIFELSREKFPDAKIFGITTGLAVMKMNYELGYKPVTFSELTDDPEFWKGCQTCKNFDILTRTERKMCLCTGMLYDGDKEKKVIKKEVNSKAFKRLKSIKESLFLKKKTNQ; from the coding sequence ATGAAATTAATTATTGCTAACAAGTCACATGTTAAATACGCCCAGATCATTAGCGATACCATTACGGAATCTGCTAAGGTAAGAGGCACAGGCATAGCCAAGCGTACACCGGAATATATTCAGAAACGTTTGGAAAACGGCAATGCCGTTATTGCTTTAGACGGAGACAAGTTTGCTGGCTTCTGTTATATAGAAGTATGGGGGCACGAAAAATTCGTAGCCAACTCTGGCCTTATTGTCCATCCCGATTATAGAAATCAAGGATTGGCAAAAAAAATCAAAAAAAGAATCTTCGAGCTTTCGAGGGAAAAGTTCCCCGATGCCAAAATTTTCGGCATAACCACGGGACTGGCCGTAATGAAAATGAATTACGAACTCGGATACAAACCGGTTACATTTTCTGAACTGACCGATGATCCCGAATTCTGGAAAGGCTGCCAGACCTGCAAAAATTTTGACATCCTTACCCGTACCGAACGCAAAATGTGCCTCTGTACCGGCATGCTCTACGATGGGGATAAAGAAAAAAAAGTGATCAAAAAGGAAGTGAACAGCAAAGCGTTCAAAAGACTCAAAAGCATTAAAGAATCGCTTTTTCTAAAAAAGAAAACGAACCAATAA
- the argG gene encoding argininosuccinate synthase: MKKLVLAYSGGLDTSYCAKYLSQEKGFDVHAVSVNTGGFSKEEIAEIEEKALQLGASSYTSIDAVQTFYDKVVKYLIFGNVLKNNTYPLSVSAERIVQAIEIVNYAKKIGAEYIAHGSTGAGNDQVRFDMIFQIIAPEIEIITPIRDEKLAREEEIEYLKQNGVEYSWEKAKYSINRGLWGTSVGGEETLTSEKPLPDSAYPSQLQEKNPTEVKLTFKKGELVAIDGKEDTPVNNIIKLDALASKYAIGRDIHVGDTIIGIKGRVGFEAPASLIIIKAHHLLEKHTLTKWQQFQKEQQGNFYGMLLHEGNYLDAVMRNIEAFLTDTQKTVSGDVFVGLYPFQFRLNGISSKHDLMNASFGSYGEMNKGWTADEAKGFIKIQSNAGKIYNHVNPSDD; encoded by the coding sequence ATGAAAAAATTAGTTTTAGCATACAGCGGCGGATTAGACACTTCGTACTGCGCTAAATATCTATCACAGGAAAAAGGTTTTGACGTACACGCGGTAAGCGTAAATACCGGAGGTTTCTCCAAGGAAGAAATAGCCGAAATCGAAGAAAAGGCCCTTCAATTGGGTGCTAGTTCATATACTTCCATAGACGCCGTTCAAACCTTTTACGACAAGGTGGTAAAATACCTCATCTTTGGCAATGTTCTAAAGAACAACACCTATCCGCTTTCGGTAAGTGCCGAACGCATCGTACAGGCCATTGAAATTGTAAACTATGCCAAAAAAATAGGCGCGGAATATATTGCCCATGGTAGTACGGGTGCAGGAAACGACCAAGTACGTTTTGATATGATCTTTCAGATCATTGCCCCCGAGATTGAGATCATCACCCCGATCAGGGACGAGAAACTGGCCCGAGAGGAAGAAATTGAATACCTGAAACAAAACGGTGTCGAATATTCTTGGGAAAAGGCAAAATACTCTATCAACAGGGGACTTTGGGGTACTTCCGTTGGAGGGGAAGAAACCCTGACCTCGGAAAAACCATTGCCCGATTCGGCTTACCCGAGCCAGTTACAGGAAAAGAACCCGACCGAAGTGAAACTCACCTTCAAAAAGGGCGAGCTTGTGGCCATAGACGGCAAAGAAGACACTCCCGTAAACAATATCATTAAACTCGACGCCCTGGCCTCTAAATACGCCATCGGACGCGACATCCATGTGGGCGATACCATTATCGGGATCAAAGGTCGGGTAGGTTTTGAAGCTCCTGCTTCCTTGATCATTATCAAAGCCCACCACCTTCTGGAAAAACACACCTTGACCAAGTGGCAACAGTTCCAAAAAGAACAGCAGGGCAACTTCTACGGCATGCTATTGCATGAAGGCAATTACCTCGATGCCGTAATGAGAAATATCGAAGCCTTTTTGACCGACACCCAAAAAACGGTTTCGGGCGACGTTTTCGTAGGATTGTACCCCTTCCAGTTCCGATTGAACGGTATTTCCTCGAAACACGATTTAATGAACGCCTCCTTCGGAAGCTATGGCGAAATGAACAAAGGCTGGACGGCCGACGAGGCCAAGGGCTTTATCAAAATACAGTCCAACGCCGGAAAAATATACAACCACGTAAACCCAAGTGATGATTAA
- the argC gene encoding N-acetyl-gamma-glutamyl-phosphate reductase, whose translation MIKAGIIGGSGYTGGELIRILLHHPEAEIDFVFSTTRAGKKITTAHADLLGTTEMEFTGSINPDVDVVFLCLGHGNSSKFLQENQFSENTKIIDLSNDFRLQADAVFEGKKFVYGLPELRKEEIKKANYIANPGCFATAIQLGLLPLAKANKLGHTVHINAVTGSTGAGVSPSATSHFSWRNNNVSWYKPFTHQHLGEINENLKFLQADSGELFFLPNRGNFARGILATAYTEFDGSLEEAIDLYKGFYSDALFTQVAEEPIHLKQIVNTNQCHVHLHKHENTLLITSAIDNLLKGASGQAVQNMNLIFGLGEGIGLNLKAGVF comes from the coding sequence ATGATTAAAGCAGGTATTATAGGCGGTTCGGGTTATACAGGTGGGGAATTAATACGAATTCTACTGCACCACCCCGAGGCCGAAATAGATTTTGTTTTCAGCACTACCCGGGCGGGCAAGAAAATTACAACGGCCCATGCCGATCTGTTGGGCACGACCGAAATGGAATTCACCGGAAGCATCAATCCCGATGTAGACGTTGTATTCCTATGTCTGGGCCATGGCAATTCCTCTAAGTTCCTACAGGAAAACCAGTTCTCCGAAAACACCAAGATCATCGACCTCAGCAACGATTTCAGGTTGCAGGCCGATGCCGTTTTTGAAGGCAAAAAATTTGTTTACGGACTCCCCGAACTTAGAAAGGAAGAGATAAAGAAGGCGAACTACATTGCCAACCCCGGTTGTTTTGCAACGGCCATTCAATTGGGACTCCTTCCCTTGGCCAAAGCGAACAAACTGGGGCATACGGTACATATCAATGCCGTTACCGGTAGTACGGGTGCAGGCGTTAGTCCGTCGGCCACATCGCACTTCAGCTGGAGGAACAACAACGTTAGCTGGTACAAGCCCTTTACCCACCAACATTTGGGAGAGATCAACGAGAATTTAAAATTCTTGCAAGCCGATTCTGGAGAGCTGTTTTTCCTGCCGAACCGCGGTAATTTCGCAAGGGGAATCTTAGCGACGGCCTATACCGAATTCGACGGTAGTCTGGAAGAAGCCATCGACCTCTACAAAGGCTTTTACTCAGATGCACTGTTTACACAGGTAGCCGAAGAGCCCATCCATTTAAAACAAATCGTAAACACCAATCAGTGCCACGTTCACTTGCACAAGCATGAAAACACCTTGCTTATCACCTCGGCCATAGACAACCTATTGAAAGGGGCATCGGGCCAGGCGGTACAGAACATGAACCTGATTTTCGGATTGGGCGAAGGCATTGGCCTTAACCTTAAGGCGGGCGTATTTTAG
- the proC gene encoding pyrroline-5-carboxylate reductase, with translation MKIAIIGAGNLGLSIAKGILNSNGATTMYLTKRNTAEIEEYEKYGNVTITSDNREAVKNSDILILAVQPSQLENILESTKDLLTENHVVISTITGFSIAKMESILGTDHNIIRSMPNTAISVGQSMTCICSNEKGKKKIDLAKAIFNRMGHSMEIPETQMQAATVICASGIAFWMRLIRATTQGAIQLGFDAKEAQELAMHTCNGAASLLIESGSHPEAEIDKVTTPKGCTIQGLNEMEHQGLSSSLIQGIVASYEKISRIKENQL, from the coding sequence ATGAAAATAGCCATCATAGGAGCCGGGAATTTAGGCCTTTCCATTGCGAAGGGAATTTTAAATTCGAACGGTGCCACGACCATGTATCTCACGAAGAGAAACACTGCCGAGATAGAAGAGTATGAAAAGTATGGAAATGTAACCATCACTTCAGACAACCGGGAAGCCGTTAAGAATTCCGACATCCTTATTTTGGCCGTGCAGCCCAGTCAGCTCGAAAATATTCTGGAAAGCACCAAGGATCTGCTTACCGAAAACCATGTGGTGATCTCTACCATTACCGGTTTCAGCATTGCAAAAATGGAAAGCATTCTGGGTACCGACCACAATATTATCAGAAGTATGCCCAACACCGCTATTTCGGTAGGGCAATCAATGACCTGTATCTGCAGTAACGAAAAAGGCAAAAAGAAAATCGATTTGGCCAAGGCCATTTTCAACCGTATGGGGCATTCCATGGAAATACCCGAAACACAAATGCAGGCCGCTACGGTTATTTGCGCAAGCGGAATTGCCTTTTGGATGCGCTTGATACGGGCCACGACCCAAGGGGCCATCCAACTGGGTTTCGATGCCAAGGAAGCTCAGGAATTGGCCATGCACACCTGTAACGGCGCTGCCAGCTTGTTAATTGAATCGGGCAGCCACCCGGAAGCGGAAATCGACAAGGTTACCACCCCAAAGGGCTGTACCATTCAAGGTTTGAACGAAATGGAACACCAGGGGCTAAGCTCCTCCCTTATCCAAGGGATTGTGGCTTCCTATGAAAAAATCAGTAGAATCAAAGAGAATCAGTTGTAG